A stretch of the Argentina anserina chromosome 6, drPotAnse1.1, whole genome shotgun sequence genome encodes the following:
- the LOC126798096 gene encoding protein RIK isoform X2: MSFLHPSSENHSGGSSKPPPMTEESGARVSSDASQTRQRKKRKWDQPAESLVSAGLAVPGALPLGNVGLLGGIGLPGVSPVSSAHLINPLAAGFLAVPQAYQVPLIPQQAATVLQKLIQPKIQDELIAREIVINDAESSIRYKLTKRQTQEEIQRCTGAVVITRGKYRPPDASSDGEKPLYLHISAGANIKETTERILAVDRAAAMVEDMLKQGQNLHPASLSSPSVMSNGVKESSMCVYLGFDADPSMNIAARIRGPSDQYINHIMNETGATVLLRGRGSASIDSLPEGQKPLHLLLSSNNLKSLEDARLLAEHLLNTISVECGISRVSSSKVYSAIAPPQQVYSAVPPPNQLSAGVLSSGNEMKAITTMVPATVGLTPAPPVSSVGTSVITTGFSQGIVHQSGGLLNCVQSQASSGGCPQPLSGGMIYGGYGGIYPQVTPLQQVALALRLSTSPTTSTISPTTSVPGTEPKFNSKFSSDSEEEKRRQQRRKFQELPVSSKGHAKVHQELDSLKRPELALNLGLRNVSTMPAPKKLVQQVSNGMPPPPPRTMPPPPPKSASSAQVVKGIDKNNVPKKIESDSVPDTLIKLMEYGEDDDDDSEETDEQSTPSNSLAVTAGKPFWAL; encoded by the exons ATGTCCTTCCTTCATCCGTCATCGGAAAATCACTCCGGCGGGTCCAGTAAACCACCACCAATGACGGAGGAGAGTGGCGCTAGGGTTTCCAGCGACGCATCACAGACTAGGCAAAG AAAGAAAAGGAAGTGGGATCAACCGGCAGAGTCATTGGTTTCAGCTGGTTTAGCAGTGCCCGGGGCGCTCCCGTTGGGCAATGTGGGACTGCTCGGTGGGATCGGGCTTCCCGGTGTGAGTCCGGTGTCCAGTGCTCATTTGATCAATCCGCTTGCTGCTGGGTTTCTGGCTGTACCGCAGGCGTACCAGGTGCCTCTGATACCGCAACAAGCTGCAACAGTGCTCCAGAAGCTGATTCAG CCAAAGATCCAAGATGAATTAATAGCACGAGAAATTGTTATTAATGATGCAGAGTCTTCTATTCGGTACAAGCTGACAAAACGCCAGACACAGGAGGAG ATCCAAAGGTGCACTGGTGCTGTGGTGATAACAAG GGGCAAGTATCGTCCACCAGATGCTTCAAGTGATGGTGAAAAACCTTTATACCTTCATATTTCTGCAGGGGCTAAT ATAAAAGAGACAACAGAACGGATTCTAGCAGTTGATCGTGCTGCTGCCATGGTTGAAGATATGTTGAAACAGGGTCAAAATTTACATCCAGCATCATTGTCGTCTCCTTCTGTCATGAGTAATGGAGTGAAG GAATCAAGCATGTGTGTCTATCTGGGCTTTGATGCAGATCCATCTATGAACATTGCTGCTCGTATACGTGGACCAAGT GACcaatatataaatcacatTATGAATGAAACAGGAGCAACTGTCTTACTCAGAGGGCGTGGTTCAGCAAGTATTGATAGTTTGCCTG AAGGACAAAAACCTTTGCATCTGTTGTTGTCAAGtaataatttgaaaagtcTTGAAGATGCTAGGCTTTTGGCTGAGCATCTTTTAAATACGATCAGTGTAGAGTGTGGCATCTCCAG GGTTTCATCATCTAAGGTTTATAGTGCTATTGCACCCCCACAGCAGGTATATAGTGCTGTTCCTCCACCAAATCAGTTGTCAGCTGGAGTTCTGAGTTCTGGAAATGAGATGAAAGCTATTACAACTATGGTGCCTGCAACTGTCGGTCTTACACCAGCTCCCCCGGTTTCCTCAGTTGGGACTTCTGTGATCACTACTGGTTTCTCTCAAGGGATAGTACACCAGTCCGGAGGATTGTTAAACTGTGTGCAATCTCAGGCAAGCAGTGGTGGTTGTCCACAACCTCTATCTGGTGGAATGATCTACGGTGGATATGGTGGGATATATCCTCAAGTAACACCTTTACAACAAGTTGCCCTGGCCCTTAGACTGTCAACATCCCCCACCACTTCTACAATTTCTCCCACAACATCAGTCCCAGGCACTGAACCAAAATTCAATTCGAAATTCAGTTCTGATTCTGAGGAGGAAAAGCGGCGTCAGCAAAGGCGGAAATTTCAGGAGTTACCAGTTAGTTCCAAGGGTCATGCCAAAGTTCATCAG GAATTGGACTCATTAAAGCGACCTGAACTGGCATTGAATTTGGGTCTGAGGAATGTATCAACTATGCCAGCTCCAAAGAAGTTGGTCCAGCAGGTATCAAATGGAATGCCGCCACCGCCACCCAGAACCATGCCCCCACCTCCACCAAAATCTGCATCATCAGCACAGGTTGTTAAAGGAATTGACAAGAACAATGTTCCGAAGAAGATCGAATCTGATAGCGTACCTG ATACTTTAATCAAGCTTATGGAATatggagaagatgatgatgatgactccGAGGAAACTGATGAACAATCTACCCCTAGCAATTCTCTTGCAGTAACAGCTGGAAAGCCTTTCTGGGCTTTATGA
- the LOC126798096 gene encoding protein RIK isoform X1: protein MSFLHPSSENHSGGSSKPPPMTEESGARVSSDASQTRQRKKRKWDQPAESLVSAGLAVPGALPLGNVGLLGGIGLPGVSPVSSAHLINPLAAGFLAVPQAYQVPLIPQQAATVLQKLIQPKIQDELIAREIVINDAESSIRYKLTKRQTQEEIQRCTGAVVITRGKYRPPDASSDGEKPLYLHISAGANIKETTERILAVDRAAAMVEDMLKQGQNLHPASLSSPSVMSNGVKESSMCVYLGFDADPSMNIAARIRGPSDQYINHIMNETGATVLLRGRGSASIDSLPGEEGQKPLHLLLSSNNLKSLEDARLLAEHLLNTISVECGISRVSSSKVYSAIAPPQQVYSAVPPPNQLSAGVLSSGNEMKAITTMVPATVGLTPAPPVSSVGTSVITTGFSQGIVHQSGGLLNCVQSQASSGGCPQPLSGGMIYGGYGGIYPQVTPLQQVALALRLSTSPTTSTISPTTSVPGTEPKFNSKFSSDSEEEKRRQQRRKFQELPVSSKGHAKVHQELDSLKRPELALNLGLRNVSTMPAPKKLVQQVSNGMPPPPPRTMPPPPPKSASSAQVVKGIDKNNVPKKIESDSVPDTLIKLMEYGEDDDDDSEETDEQSTPSNSLAVTAGKPFWAL from the exons ATGTCCTTCCTTCATCCGTCATCGGAAAATCACTCCGGCGGGTCCAGTAAACCACCACCAATGACGGAGGAGAGTGGCGCTAGGGTTTCCAGCGACGCATCACAGACTAGGCAAAG AAAGAAAAGGAAGTGGGATCAACCGGCAGAGTCATTGGTTTCAGCTGGTTTAGCAGTGCCCGGGGCGCTCCCGTTGGGCAATGTGGGACTGCTCGGTGGGATCGGGCTTCCCGGTGTGAGTCCGGTGTCCAGTGCTCATTTGATCAATCCGCTTGCTGCTGGGTTTCTGGCTGTACCGCAGGCGTACCAGGTGCCTCTGATACCGCAACAAGCTGCAACAGTGCTCCAGAAGCTGATTCAG CCAAAGATCCAAGATGAATTAATAGCACGAGAAATTGTTATTAATGATGCAGAGTCTTCTATTCGGTACAAGCTGACAAAACGCCAGACACAGGAGGAG ATCCAAAGGTGCACTGGTGCTGTGGTGATAACAAG GGGCAAGTATCGTCCACCAGATGCTTCAAGTGATGGTGAAAAACCTTTATACCTTCATATTTCTGCAGGGGCTAAT ATAAAAGAGACAACAGAACGGATTCTAGCAGTTGATCGTGCTGCTGCCATGGTTGAAGATATGTTGAAACAGGGTCAAAATTTACATCCAGCATCATTGTCGTCTCCTTCTGTCATGAGTAATGGAGTGAAG GAATCAAGCATGTGTGTCTATCTGGGCTTTGATGCAGATCCATCTATGAACATTGCTGCTCGTATACGTGGACCAAGT GACcaatatataaatcacatTATGAATGAAACAGGAGCAACTGTCTTACTCAGAGGGCGTGGTTCAGCAAGTATTGATAGTTTGCCTGGTGAAG AAGGACAAAAACCTTTGCATCTGTTGTTGTCAAGtaataatttgaaaagtcTTGAAGATGCTAGGCTTTTGGCTGAGCATCTTTTAAATACGATCAGTGTAGAGTGTGGCATCTCCAG GGTTTCATCATCTAAGGTTTATAGTGCTATTGCACCCCCACAGCAGGTATATAGTGCTGTTCCTCCACCAAATCAGTTGTCAGCTGGAGTTCTGAGTTCTGGAAATGAGATGAAAGCTATTACAACTATGGTGCCTGCAACTGTCGGTCTTACACCAGCTCCCCCGGTTTCCTCAGTTGGGACTTCTGTGATCACTACTGGTTTCTCTCAAGGGATAGTACACCAGTCCGGAGGATTGTTAAACTGTGTGCAATCTCAGGCAAGCAGTGGTGGTTGTCCACAACCTCTATCTGGTGGAATGATCTACGGTGGATATGGTGGGATATATCCTCAAGTAACACCTTTACAACAAGTTGCCCTGGCCCTTAGACTGTCAACATCCCCCACCACTTCTACAATTTCTCCCACAACATCAGTCCCAGGCACTGAACCAAAATTCAATTCGAAATTCAGTTCTGATTCTGAGGAGGAAAAGCGGCGTCAGCAAAGGCGGAAATTTCAGGAGTTACCAGTTAGTTCCAAGGGTCATGCCAAAGTTCATCAG GAATTGGACTCATTAAAGCGACCTGAACTGGCATTGAATTTGGGTCTGAGGAATGTATCAACTATGCCAGCTCCAAAGAAGTTGGTCCAGCAGGTATCAAATGGAATGCCGCCACCGCCACCCAGAACCATGCCCCCACCTCCACCAAAATCTGCATCATCAGCACAGGTTGTTAAAGGAATTGACAAGAACAATGTTCCGAAGAAGATCGAATCTGATAGCGTACCTG ATACTTTAATCAAGCTTATGGAATatggagaagatgatgatgatgactccGAGGAAACTGATGAACAATCTACCCCTAGCAATTCTCTTGCAGTAACAGCTGGAAAGCCTTTCTGGGCTTTATGA
- the LOC126798096 gene encoding protein RIK isoform X4, with the protein MVEDMLKQGQNLHPASLSSPSVMSNGVKESSMCVYLGFDADPSMNIAARIRGPSDQYINHIMNETGATVLLRGRGSASIDSLPGEEGQKPLHLLLSSNNLKSLEDARLLAEHLLNTISVECGISRVSSSKVYSAIAPPQQVYSAVPPPNQLSAGVLSSGNEMKAITTMVPATVGLTPAPPVSSVGTSVITTGFSQGIVHQSGGLLNCVQSQASSGGCPQPLSGGMIYGGYGGIYPQVTPLQQVALALRLSTSPTTSTISPTTSVPGTEPKFNSKFSSDSEEEKRRQQRRKFQELPVSSKGHAKVHQELDSLKRPELALNLGLRNVSTMPAPKKLVQQVSNGMPPPPPRTMPPPPPKSASSAQVVKGIDKNNVPKKIESDSVPDTLIKLMEYGEDDDDDSEETDEQSTPSNSLAVTAGKPFWAL; encoded by the exons ATGGTTGAAGATATGTTGAAACAGGGTCAAAATTTACATCCAGCATCATTGTCGTCTCCTTCTGTCATGAGTAATGGAGTGAAG GAATCAAGCATGTGTGTCTATCTGGGCTTTGATGCAGATCCATCTATGAACATTGCTGCTCGTATACGTGGACCAAGT GACcaatatataaatcacatTATGAATGAAACAGGAGCAACTGTCTTACTCAGAGGGCGTGGTTCAGCAAGTATTGATAGTTTGCCTGGTGAAG AAGGACAAAAACCTTTGCATCTGTTGTTGTCAAGtaataatttgaaaagtcTTGAAGATGCTAGGCTTTTGGCTGAGCATCTTTTAAATACGATCAGTGTAGAGTGTGGCATCTCCAG GGTTTCATCATCTAAGGTTTATAGTGCTATTGCACCCCCACAGCAGGTATATAGTGCTGTTCCTCCACCAAATCAGTTGTCAGCTGGAGTTCTGAGTTCTGGAAATGAGATGAAAGCTATTACAACTATGGTGCCTGCAACTGTCGGTCTTACACCAGCTCCCCCGGTTTCCTCAGTTGGGACTTCTGTGATCACTACTGGTTTCTCTCAAGGGATAGTACACCAGTCCGGAGGATTGTTAAACTGTGTGCAATCTCAGGCAAGCAGTGGTGGTTGTCCACAACCTCTATCTGGTGGAATGATCTACGGTGGATATGGTGGGATATATCCTCAAGTAACACCTTTACAACAAGTTGCCCTGGCCCTTAGACTGTCAACATCCCCCACCACTTCTACAATTTCTCCCACAACATCAGTCCCAGGCACTGAACCAAAATTCAATTCGAAATTCAGTTCTGATTCTGAGGAGGAAAAGCGGCGTCAGCAAAGGCGGAAATTTCAGGAGTTACCAGTTAGTTCCAAGGGTCATGCCAAAGTTCATCAG GAATTGGACTCATTAAAGCGACCTGAACTGGCATTGAATTTGGGTCTGAGGAATGTATCAACTATGCCAGCTCCAAAGAAGTTGGTCCAGCAGGTATCAAATGGAATGCCGCCACCGCCACCCAGAACCATGCCCCCACCTCCACCAAAATCTGCATCATCAGCACAGGTTGTTAAAGGAATTGACAAGAACAATGTTCCGAAGAAGATCGAATCTGATAGCGTACCTG ATACTTTAATCAAGCTTATGGAATatggagaagatgatgatgatgactccGAGGAAACTGATGAACAATCTACCCCTAGCAATTCTCTTGCAGTAACAGCTGGAAAGCCTTTCTGGGCTTTATGA
- the LOC126798096 gene encoding protein RIK isoform X3, whose translation MSFLHPSSENHSGGSSKPPPMTEESGARVSSDASQTRQRKKRKWDQPAESLVSAGLAVPGALPLGNVGLLGGIGLPGVSPVSSAHLINPLAAGFLAVPQAYQVPLIPQQAATVLQKLIQPKIQDELIAREIVINDAESSIRYKLTKRQTQEEIQRCTGAVVITRGKYRPPDASSDGEKPLYLHISAGANIKETTERILAVDRAAAMVEDMLKQGQNLHPASLSSPSVMSNGVKESSMCVYLGFDADPSMNIAARIRGPSDQYINHIMNETGATVLLRGRGSASIDSLPGEEGQKPLHLLLSSNNLKSLEDARLLAEHLLNTISVECGISRVSSSKVYSAIAPPQQVYSAVPPPNQLSAGVLSSGNEMKAITTMVPATVGLTPAPPVSSVGTSVITTGFSQGIVHQSGGLLNCVQSQASSGGCPQPLSGGMIYGGYGGIYPQVTPLQQVALALRLSTSPTTSTISPTTSVPGTEPKFNSKFSSDSEEEKRRQQRRKFQELPVSSKGHAKVHQVFFLTFYEAN comes from the exons ATGTCCTTCCTTCATCCGTCATCGGAAAATCACTCCGGCGGGTCCAGTAAACCACCACCAATGACGGAGGAGAGTGGCGCTAGGGTTTCCAGCGACGCATCACAGACTAGGCAAAG AAAGAAAAGGAAGTGGGATCAACCGGCAGAGTCATTGGTTTCAGCTGGTTTAGCAGTGCCCGGGGCGCTCCCGTTGGGCAATGTGGGACTGCTCGGTGGGATCGGGCTTCCCGGTGTGAGTCCGGTGTCCAGTGCTCATTTGATCAATCCGCTTGCTGCTGGGTTTCTGGCTGTACCGCAGGCGTACCAGGTGCCTCTGATACCGCAACAAGCTGCAACAGTGCTCCAGAAGCTGATTCAG CCAAAGATCCAAGATGAATTAATAGCACGAGAAATTGTTATTAATGATGCAGAGTCTTCTATTCGGTACAAGCTGACAAAACGCCAGACACAGGAGGAG ATCCAAAGGTGCACTGGTGCTGTGGTGATAACAAG GGGCAAGTATCGTCCACCAGATGCTTCAAGTGATGGTGAAAAACCTTTATACCTTCATATTTCTGCAGGGGCTAAT ATAAAAGAGACAACAGAACGGATTCTAGCAGTTGATCGTGCTGCTGCCATGGTTGAAGATATGTTGAAACAGGGTCAAAATTTACATCCAGCATCATTGTCGTCTCCTTCTGTCATGAGTAATGGAGTGAAG GAATCAAGCATGTGTGTCTATCTGGGCTTTGATGCAGATCCATCTATGAACATTGCTGCTCGTATACGTGGACCAAGT GACcaatatataaatcacatTATGAATGAAACAGGAGCAACTGTCTTACTCAGAGGGCGTGGTTCAGCAAGTATTGATAGTTTGCCTGGTGAAG AAGGACAAAAACCTTTGCATCTGTTGTTGTCAAGtaataatttgaaaagtcTTGAAGATGCTAGGCTTTTGGCTGAGCATCTTTTAAATACGATCAGTGTAGAGTGTGGCATCTCCAG GGTTTCATCATCTAAGGTTTATAGTGCTATTGCACCCCCACAGCAGGTATATAGTGCTGTTCCTCCACCAAATCAGTTGTCAGCTGGAGTTCTGAGTTCTGGAAATGAGATGAAAGCTATTACAACTATGGTGCCTGCAACTGTCGGTCTTACACCAGCTCCCCCGGTTTCCTCAGTTGGGACTTCTGTGATCACTACTGGTTTCTCTCAAGGGATAGTACACCAGTCCGGAGGATTGTTAAACTGTGTGCAATCTCAGGCAAGCAGTGGTGGTTGTCCACAACCTCTATCTGGTGGAATGATCTACGGTGGATATGGTGGGATATATCCTCAAGTAACACCTTTACAACAAGTTGCCCTGGCCCTTAGACTGTCAACATCCCCCACCACTTCTACAATTTCTCCCACAACATCAGTCCCAGGCACTGAACCAAAATTCAATTCGAAATTCAGTTCTGATTCTGAGGAGGAAAAGCGGCGTCAGCAAAGGCGGAAATTTCAGGAGTTACCAGTTAGTTCCAAGGGTCATGCCAAAGTTCATCAG GTATTTTTTCTGACATTCTATGAGGCTAACTAG